ATCGGTTCGTCGGTGCACCTGACGGGGGCGTACTTCGAGGCAATGGCGGGGGTGACGATGCTGCACGTGCCGTTCAAGGGCACGTCGGCGTCGCTGCCGGCGGTGGCGGGCGGGCAGGTGGATCTGCTGTTCGACAACCTGCCGGGCGCGCTGGCGCAGATCAAGGACGGCAATCTGGTGCGCGGGGTGGCGGTGACGTCGGCCGCGCGCGATCCGTCGGTGCCGGACTTGCCTACCGTTGCCGAGTCTGGTCTGCCGGGTTTTGACGTGACGGCGTGGTTTGCGTTGTACGCGCCGCGCAATACGCCCGCGCCGGTGGTCGAGCAATTGATCAATGCGGCGCGCAGCGGCCTGGCGACGCCGGCCATCGCCGCCAATTTCGCCACCATGGGCGCCAAGCCGGGCACGCTGTTCGGCAAGGATCTGGCCGCGTTCGAATCCGCCGAACGCAAGAAGTGGGGCGGACTTATCAAGGACCAGGGAATCAAAGCGCAATGAATCCACCTATCGCTCTTGTCACCGGCGCTAGCCGGGGAATCGGCCGCGCCATCGTGGCGCGGCTGATCGAAGACGGCTTTCAGGTCGTCAATTTCAGCCGTACGTCGCCCGAGACACTGTTGCCGGGCGAGACCTTCCGCTCGGTGGATCTTTGCGACGCGGCGGCGACAGTCGCTGCGGGCCGTGAGTTGGCGGCGCAGCAGCCGGTGCTGCATCTGGTCAACAACGCGGGGATGATCCAGGTTGCCAATATCGAGGACATTACGCAGGAGGAACTGGCGCGGACGATGGCGCTGAACCTGACCGCGCCGATTTTGCTGATGCAGGCGCTGTTGCCGGGGATGCGGCAGGCGAAGTACGGGCGTGTCGTGAATATCGGCAGCCGGGCCGCGTTGGGGAAGGGTGGGCGGTCGGTGTATGGGGCGTCCAAGGCGGGGCTGGCGGGTATGACGCGGACCTGGGCGCTGGAGCTGGCGGGCGATGGCATCACGGTGAACACCGTGGCGCCGGGGCCGGTCGCGACTGAGCTGTTCAACCAGTCCAATCCGCCGGGGGCGCCGAAGACGTTGGCGCTCGAGGCGGCGATTCCCGTGGGGCGGGTGGGGCGGCCGGATGAGGTGGCGCATACGGTGGCGATGTTTCTGGATCCGCGTGCGGGGTTTGTGACGGGGCAGGTGCTTTATGTTTGCGGGGGGGTGTCGGTGGGGGTGGTGGGGTAGCTTGGATGGCCGTTGCTGATGGAGGATTGGGTTCTTTGGACGCCCGGTGCGGCGTGGGCCTGGGGTGGGCGGGGCTCCGATTGCGGTCCGGAGCCTTCGCTCCGGACTGCCCCGTGCTCAACCTCGTCCGCCTTCGGCTCCCTTCGGTTTCCGCCGGGCGCATCTAAACGCCCCGCCCACCCCAGGCCCACGCCACACCGGGCTCTGGTGATTGAATCTTCACGGGCGCTGGGGTGAGTTGGGTTCTTTAGGTTCTTGCCCACGGCGGGGTGAGAGAGAAGCGTCTTGCGGTGCCCGCCCCCGGCCGGCCGCGCGGGCGGCCTTTGGGGGCTTACGCGGTGTCTTGCGTCGTGGCGATGACGCTTCGCGCGTGGCGGCTTCTGCGTCAGGTGCCTGACACCCGGGCGAGATTCGCGTCATACCAAGTTCATCTCCCGAGGGTGTCAGACACCGGCAGCGGCAGACGCTCTCGCTACTTCAGGCGGAGCCGATCCTAATCGTCAATTGAACTCAAGTGCCCGATGGGCGGCGCGTGTACGGGTCGGCAGGTTGTGGCTGGCCGTGGACGCGCGCCGCCCATCACCGCCCCTCCCTCTGTGATGACAAGCCACTAGCAAACCAACCACCATCAGCGCGCAAGCGTGCACCGCCACGACGTCCCACCGACCCGATGCCGGGTTGCCGCCGTCCGGGCGGCAGCAACCCGGCGGCCCCGCAGATTTCCTGCCCCGACCACGGGTCTTGCAGCGCCTCAAACCAAAGACCCTAGCAGCACGGCGTCGTGGTCCCCGTGGGCACGAGCGCCGTCGATGCGCCCGAGGGAATCTGAAGGGAAGGCCGAAGGCCTGGACGAAGATGACGAAGGGGAAGTCCGGAGCGAAGGCTCCGGACCGCAATCGTGGGCGCTCGTGCCCACGGGGACCGCGGCGTCGGGCGACCTACGAAGATCGGACACCGCCTTGCCGTTATCGCCGCTGACGCAGCCTTCCCGCTATTGCCGCGGCCGCCTATGCACCGGACCTACGTGATGCTCAACGGCTTTCCTTGTCATCTTCCCGACGCTCTCCAAGGCACCGGCGCGTTCTTCGCGCAGACGCCGCAGCACTTCGGTTGGCGCGACGCCGAAGTGCGCTGCGAACTTGCGCTGGAAGGTGCGCCGCGACATGCGGCAGGCGTCTGCCATGTCGTCCACCGACCAGCGCGCCGACAGCCGTGCCTCCATTTTTTCGATCAGCTCGCGGAACGGCGCGGCCACGCGGTCTTGCAGCCGCAGCGTCTGGCTGTACTGGCGCTGGTCGCCGTTGCGGCGCATGAAGACGACCAGTCGCCGCGCGACCTGCTGGGACAGCGCCGCGCCGAAATCGCGTTCGATCAGCGCCAGCGCCAGGTCGATGCCGGCGGTGACGCCGGCGGAGGTCCAGTACTTGCCGCTTTCGATGAAGATGCGGTCGTCGTCGACACGCAGCGCGGGGTAAAGCTGGCGCAGGCGGTCGGCCGAGCGCCAGTGTGTGGTGACGGCGCGGCCGTCGAGCAGGCCGGTGGCGGCCAGCACGAATGCGCCCGTGCAGACGCTGGCGGTGCGGCGCGTTCCGGCGTCGCGGCGGCGCAGCCAGGCGCGGGTTTCGCCGTGCGCCGCGGCGCGGTCCACGCCGGGGCCGCCGGGCACCAGCAGCATGTCGATGGACGCGTCGCCGTCGTCCTCGAAGGTGCCGTCGACCTGCATGCGCAGGCCCTGTTCCCAAGTGCTCACAACCGGCGATGCCGCGATGGTGTTCATGGCATACAGCTGGCGGCCCGCTTCTTCGTTGGCCGAGCTGAAGGCCTGCCACGGGCCGGCGAGGTCCAGCGGCTGGAAGCCGTCATACAGCACGAACATCAGGCGTTGTGGCGCGATTGGCGCGCGTTCTGGCGCACCGCGCGGCGCGGGTTCGCCTATGCTGGGCTCTGGCGTTTTCATGGGAGCATCGTCATGCAAGTAAATATCGTCTTGTTCGAAGGGCTGACCCAGCTTGATATGACCGGGCCGTACGAGGTGCTGGCGAACGCGCCGGACTTCACCGTGGATTTTGTCGCAAAAACGATGGAACCGGTGCGGTGCGACCGGGGATTGCGTTTCGTGCCCACGCAGACGATCGACTCGGCGCCGCCTTGCGACCTGCTGGTCGTGCCGGGCGGACCGGGCACGGACGACGCCATCGTCGATCCGGCGTGGGTGGATTTCACGCGCAGGCAGGGGCAGGGCGCCAAGTACCTGTTTGGCATCTGCACTGGCTCGCTGCTGCTGGGCGCAGCCGGGCTGCTGCGAGGCAAGCGGGCGTCCAGCCACTGGCGGGCGCGTGAGCTGCTGGCGCGCTTTGGGGCCACGCCGAGCGACGAGCGTCTTTGCGTGGACGGCAACGTGTTCACGGCGGGCGGCGTGACGTCGGGGATCGATATGGGGTTGAAGGTCGTGGCGTCGCTGTGCGGCGAGGACGTCGCCAAGCTGATCCAGTTGCAAATCGAATACGATCCGAAGCCGCCGTTTCCGGGCGGCACGCCCAAGACATCCGAGCCGGCCATCGTGGAGCGCTATCTGGCAATGTCGCAGGCGCGTTTCGAGCGGCGCAGCGCGGCGGTGGACCGGGCGGCGGCTGCCATGCCGTGAGGTGATGAGCCTTACCGGCCCAGATGATCCAGCGGCAGCGGGCTTTGCGGCTTGACCGTCTGGATCGCGAAGTTGCTACGGATGTCTTTGACGCCCGGCAGTTTCAGAAGGGTATGCAGCAGGAATTGCTCGTACCCGCGCAGATCGGGCACCACGACCTGCAACAGGAAGTCGGACTCGCCCGACACCAGATGCGCGGCGATCACCTCCGGCAGCGCGCTGACTTCGTTGCGGAACATCTCGGCGTCCCGCTCGTGGTGGCGCTCGACCTTCACCCCCACAAATACCGTCAATCCCAGCCCGACCTCATGCGGATCCAGGCGCGCTTCGTAGCCCTGGATGACGCCGGCTTCCTCCATCATCCGCACGCGGCGCAGGCAGGGCGACGGAGACAGACCGATCTGGTCCGCCAGCTCCACGTTGGTGAGCCGGCCGTTCTTCTGCAATGCCTCCAGAATGCGGCGGTCATAGGCGTCAAGTTGGCGTTTTGGCATGAATGTGGGGAATTTTGGTTGTGATTAGTGTGTTGTGCCAGGAATGGTATCCAAGTTGGCAAGAATGGCAAGCACATGCCAGCCCCTTTTTTCTAGAATTTCGCCATTGAAATCTTGTGGTGGAGCGCGGTCATGGCCGATATGGCGTTGTTTCTGGGAGCCTTGCTGATTGTGTACGTGGTGCCCGGGCCGGACATGATCCTGCTGCTCGAAACCGGCCTGCTGCGCGGCCGCGGGCAGGCGCTGGCGGTGGCGGCGGGCTTGGCGATCGCACGCGCGGCGCATGTGACGCTGGCTGCGCTGGGGCTGGCGGCCTTGTTCAAGACGCACCCGTGGGCGTTCGACGCGGCGCGCACGGTGGGCGGCTGCTACCTGGTGTGGCTGGGGATCCGTCTGCTGCGCGCGCCGCTGGCGATTCCGCCGTTGGACGGCGAGGCCGCGCCGCGGCATGCGGGCTGGGGGCCCGCGCTGATGAGCGGGGTGCTTACCAATGTGCTCAATCCCAAGGCCTTGCTGTTCTGCTCGGTGCTCCTGCCGCAGTTCGTGTCGCCCGAGCGTGGCCCGATCGGCCAGCAGTTCGCCGTGCTGGGCGTCATCCTCGTCGGGTTGGGCCTGACGTTCGACGTGCTGTGCGCGCTGGCCGGCGGCGCGGTAGGCCGCTGGATGTCCGCCAGCCCGCGCGCACAAAAGATCCAGGCCCTCGTCTTCGGCACCGCCCTGATCGGCTTCGGTCTGCGCCTGACCTTCGCCAACCGCCCGGCCTGACGTGCACGGCAACTTGCTGGGTGTCAGACACCCACGGATTTGTAGGACTAAATGAGGTGTCAGACACCCGTGGTTTTGTAGGACTAAATGAGGTGTCTGACACCCATGGTTTTGTAGGACCAAATGAGGTGTCTGACACCGGCCCTTGCTGTTTGGCACCGCGCCCGCGTTACTTGCCGAAGGCGAACGACGCTGTCTCGACGTCGTCAGTCTTGGCGGGCGGCGGGACGGCGCCGTCTTCCAGCAGTTCCGCGGGGTCCAGGCCCTTGGTCAGTTCCAACGCCTGGCGCTCGAACAGGCGCCGGTACAGGCCGCCCTTCAAGCGGATCAGCGCGTCGTGGCTGCCTTCCTCGATGACGCGGCCATGGTCCATCACCAGCAGGCGGTCCAGGGCCCGGACCGTCGACAGGCGGTGCGCCACGACCAGCGTCGTGCGGCCTTCCATCAGGCGGTCCATTGCGCGCTGGATCAGGACTTCGCTTTCGCTGTCCAGGCTGGACGTGGCTTCGTCCAGGATCAGGATCGGCGCGTCGGCCAGGAACGCCCGTGCAATCGCCACGCGTTGGCGTTCGCCGCCCGACAGCTTCACGCCGCGTTCACCGACCAGCGTCTCGTAGCCCTTGGGCAGCGCCATGATGAAGTCATGCGCGCTGGCCAGCCGGGCCGCCTGCTCGATGTCGGCCTGCGATGCGCCCGGGCGGGCATAGGCGATGTTTTCCGCCAGCGTGCGGTGAAACAGCACGGGCTCCTGCTGCACGATCGCGATCTGGCCGCGCAGCGACGCCTGCTTCACCTGGGCGATGTCCTGCCCGTCGATGGTGATGCGGCCGCCGTTCACGTCATACAGGCGCTGGATCAGCTTGATGAACGTCGTCTTGCCCGAACCCGAATGGCCGACGAGGCCCACCCGTTCGCCCGGCGCGATGCGCACCGAGAACCGGTCGTACAGCGCGACGTTGTGCGCACCGTAGCGAAACGTCACGTCCTCGAAGCGGATCTCGCCCGCAGTCACCGCGATGTCGCCCGCGCCCGGCCGGTCTTCCACGCCCAACGGCTGCTTTTCCAGCGACACCAGTTCTTCCATGTCGTTGACCGAGCGCTGCAGGTTGCGGATGTGCATGCCCACGTCGCGCAGATAGCCTTGCAGGACAAAGAACATGGTCAGCGTGAACGTGATGTCGCCCACGCTGGCCTGGTTGCGCGACCACAGCAGCAGCGACGCGCCCAGGATCGAGGCCTGCATGGCGACCAGCATCGCGCCCTGGATGCCGCCGTTGAAGGTGGCGCGGATCCAGGTGCGGCGCGTGCGGCGGCGCCACTTGTCGATGACGCGGTCCAGCCGCGCTTCTTCACGCGTTTCCGCGCCAAAGGCCTTGACCACCGCGTTGCAGCTGACGGCATCGGCCAGCGCGCCGCCCATGCGCGTGTCCCAGGCATTGCCCAGGCGCGCGGCGGGCGCCACGTACGCCAGCGACAGCGTCGCGGTGACGGCGATGTAGAGCACCGAACCCAGGCCCACGACCAGCCCCATCAGCGGCCAATGCGCGCCCAGCAGCGCGGTCGCGCCCACCAGCATGACCACCGACGGCAGCAGCGCCACCACCAGCGTGTCGTTCAATAGGTCCACCGCCCACATGCCGCGCGTGATCTTGCGCACCGTCGAGCCTGCGAAGCTGTTGGCGTGC
The DNA window shown above is from Achromobacter spanius and carries:
- a CDS encoding Lrp/AsnC family transcriptional regulator — its product is MPKRQLDAYDRRILEALQKNGRLTNVELADQIGLSPSPCLRRVRMMEEAGVIQGYEARLDPHEVGLGLTVFVGVKVERHHERDAEMFRNEVSALPEVIAAHLVSGESDFLLQVVVPDLRGYEQFLLHTLLKLPGVKDIRSNFAIQTVKPQSPLPLDHLGR
- a CDS encoding GlxA family transcriptional regulator encodes the protein MMFVLYDGFQPLDLAGPWQAFSSANEEAGRQLYAMNTIAASPVVSTWEQGLRMQVDGTFEDDGDASIDMLLVPGGPGVDRAAAHGETRAWLRRRDAGTRRTASVCTGAFVLAATGLLDGRAVTTHWRSADRLRQLYPALRVDDDRIFIESGKYWTSAGVTAGIDLALALIERDFGAALSQQVARRLVVFMRRNGDQRQYSQTLRLQDRVAAPFRELIEKMEARLSARWSVDDMADACRMSRRTFQRKFAAHFGVAPTEVLRRLREERAGALESVGKMTRKAVEHHVGPVHRRPRQ
- a CDS encoding LysE family translocator — encoded protein: MADMALFLGALLIVYVVPGPDMILLLETGLLRGRGQALAVAAGLAIARAAHVTLAALGLAALFKTHPWAFDAARTVGGCYLVWLGIRLLRAPLAIPPLDGEAAPRHAGWGPALMSGVLTNVLNPKALLFCSVLLPQFVSPERGPIGQQFAVLGVILVGLGLTFDVLCALAGGAVGRWMSASPRAQKIQALVFGTALIGFGLRLTFANRPA
- a CDS encoding ABC transporter ATP-binding protein, whose translation is MARKKIDLRGQAFKDVLGFTFRYWGRQPVRIVVIMALALLSAVADVLTPMYAGRLVDAVASGAAGDQLAWNAAITAFWLLVALGVGGTLLRQAVFQNIITFTLKMMNGIASNAFYRVQRFSTDWHANSFAGSTVRKITRGMWAVDLLNDTLVVALLPSVVMLVGATALLGAHWPLMGLVVGLGSVLYIAVTATLSLAYVAPAARLGNAWDTRMGGALADAVSCNAVVKAFGAETREEARLDRVIDKWRRRTRRTWIRATFNGGIQGAMLVAMQASILGASLLLWSRNQASVGDITFTLTMFFVLQGYLRDVGMHIRNLQRSVNDMEELVSLEKQPLGVEDRPGAGDIAVTAGEIRFEDVTFRYGAHNVALYDRFSVRIAPGERVGLVGHSGSGKTTFIKLIQRLYDVNGGRITIDGQDIAQVKQASLRGQIAIVQQEPVLFHRTLAENIAYARPGASQADIEQAARLASAHDFIMALPKGYETLVGERGVKLSGGERQRVAIARAFLADAPILILDEATSSLDSESEVLIQRAMDRLMEGRTTLVVAHRLSTVRALDRLLVMDHGRVIEEGSHDALIRLKGGLYRRLFERQALELTKGLDPAELLEDGAVPPPAKTDDVETASFAFGK
- a CDS encoding DJ-1/PfpI family protein; translation: MQVNIVLFEGLTQLDMTGPYEVLANAPDFTVDFVAKTMEPVRCDRGLRFVPTQTIDSAPPCDLLVVPGGPGTDDAIVDPAWVDFTRRQGQGAKYLFGICTGSLLLGAAGLLRGKRASSHWRARELLARFGATPSDERLCVDGNVFTAGGVTSGIDMGLKVVASLCGEDVAKLIQLQIEYDPKPPFPGGTPKTSEPAIVERYLAMSQARFERRSAAVDRAAAAMP
- a CDS encoding Bug family tripartite tricarboxylate transporter substrate binding protein — translated: MTQLPHPRAGWRFALAALAVLALPAVHAAGYPEHPVTVVVPYPPGGGADLFGRAIANALQPGLKQTVLVENKPGAGGNIGMAYVARAKADGYTLGLGTIGTQTINQFLYGNMPFDPERDLVPIALVSTTPNVIAVSAKSPYKTVADVIKAAKQSTDKKLTYASPGIGSSVHLTGAYFEAMAGVTMLHVPFKGTSASLPAVAGGQVDLLFDNLPGALAQIKDGNLVRGVAVTSAARDPSVPDLPTVAESGLPGFDVTAWFALYAPRNTPAPVVEQLINAARSGLATPAIAANFATMGAKPGTLFGKDLAAFESAERKKWGGLIKDQGIKAQ
- a CDS encoding SDR family oxidoreductase, encoding MNPPIALVTGASRGIGRAIVARLIEDGFQVVNFSRTSPETLLPGETFRSVDLCDAAATVAAGRELAAQQPVLHLVNNAGMIQVANIEDITQEELARTMALNLTAPILLMQALLPGMRQAKYGRVVNIGSRAALGKGGRSVYGASKAGLAGMTRTWALELAGDGITVNTVAPGPVATELFNQSNPPGAPKTLALEAAIPVGRVGRPDEVAHTVAMFLDPRAGFVTGQVLYVCGGVSVGVVG